One window from the genome of Oncorhynchus gorbuscha isolate QuinsamMale2020 ecotype Even-year linkage group LG14, OgorEven_v1.0, whole genome shotgun sequence encodes:
- the LOC123994325 gene encoding ladderlectin-like isoform X1, giving the protein MLSECTVYEHPPPPPKKNNNCFLVVGGIEVCPILQQNRAYQRFITQQESITMTMLTIFLLLSAAFALGDARDLNDTENQIIENLIRNLPIESEEMGAKEKRELQTRSCPPSWHRYGTHCYHYVPIMAKWPEAEHYCLLLGGNLASVHSLSQYNFLQSVIQSSANGAQRTWIGANDAIKEGLWLWSDGSRFSYQNWGKGQPDNYIHVAGNDNTNGREHCMEMNYGDDFGQNDAACWTQLPFMCSRKL; this is encoded by the exons atgctttccgaatgtactgtgtatgagcacccccccccaccaccaaaaaaaaacaacaattgCTTCCTTGTGGTCGGGGGTATAGAAGTGTGCCCCATTCTCCAACAGAACAGAGCCTACCAGAGATTCATTACACAACAG GAAAGTATCACCATGACGATGTTGACCATATTTCTGCTTCTCAGCGCTGCCTTTGCTCTGGGTGATGCAA GGGATCTGAATGACACAGAGAATCAAATTATTGAGAATCTGATACGCAACCTGCCAATCG AGTCTGAGGAGATGGGAGCGAAGGAGAAGCGGGAACTACAAACCAGGAGTTGCCCACCTAGTTGGCacagatatgggacacactgctATCACTACGTCCCCATCATGGCCAAATGGCCAGAGGCAGAG caTTACTGTTTGCTATTGGGAGGTAACCTGGCGTCAGTGCATAGCCTCTCTCAGTATAACTTCCTTCAGTCAGTCATCCAAAGTAGTGCCAACGGAGCCCAGCGCACCTGGATTGGAGCCAACGATGCCATCAAG GAGGGTCTTTGGCTGTGGAGCGATGGGTCCAGGTTTAGCTACCAGAACTGGGGCAAGGGGCAACCTGATAACTACATCCATGTTGCTGGGAACGACAACACTAATGGCCGTGAGCATTGTATGGAGATGAACTATGGAG ATGACTTCGGGCAGAATGATGCAGCCTGCTGGACGCAACTTCCATTCATGTGTTCCAGAAAGCTGTAA
- the LOC123994325 gene encoding galactose-specific lectin nattectin-like isoform X2 — MTMLTIFLLLSAAFALGDARDLNDTENQIIENLIRNLPIESEEMGAKEKRELQTRSCPPSWHRYGTHCYHYVPIMAKWPEAEHYCLLLGGNLASVHSLSQYNFLQSVIQSSANGAQRTWIGANDAIKEGLWLWSDGSRFSYQNWGKGQPDNYIHVAGNDNTNGREHCMEMNYGDDFGQNDAACWTQLPFMCSRKL, encoded by the exons ATGACGATGTTGACCATATTTCTGCTTCTCAGCGCTGCCTTTGCTCTGGGTGATGCAA GGGATCTGAATGACACAGAGAATCAAATTATTGAGAATCTGATACGCAACCTGCCAATCG AGTCTGAGGAGATGGGAGCGAAGGAGAAGCGGGAACTACAAACCAGGAGTTGCCCACCTAGTTGGCacagatatgggacacactgctATCACTACGTCCCCATCATGGCCAAATGGCCAGAGGCAGAG caTTACTGTTTGCTATTGGGAGGTAACCTGGCGTCAGTGCATAGCCTCTCTCAGTATAACTTCCTTCAGTCAGTCATCCAAAGTAGTGCCAACGGAGCCCAGCGCACCTGGATTGGAGCCAACGATGCCATCAAG GAGGGTCTTTGGCTGTGGAGCGATGGGTCCAGGTTTAGCTACCAGAACTGGGGCAAGGGGCAACCTGATAACTACATCCATGTTGCTGGGAACGACAACACTAATGGCCGTGAGCATTGTATGGAGATGAACTATGGAG ATGACTTCGGGCAGAATGATGCAGCCTGCTGGACGCAACTTCCATTCATGTGTTCCAGAAAGCTGTAA